Proteins from a single region of Psilocybe cubensis strain MGC-MH-2018 chromosome 3, whole genome shotgun sequence:
- a CDS encoding Phosphatidylinositol 4-kinase pik1, with amino-acid sequence MSSHALLLRLFLSSSFFSVHVALKYLLLYSDNIGITYYLTRRLRELDVHELRDVWGFICHLLVTRPTKSRALECFVVEIAQRSTHIALITLWFMQANLNDLSSHRDSPSFVICQRVLQKCHEIVFGDQLLPSTSPYSGFILPAYTRRRKIKHHAQPVFVGLGVLLAGAPAMPQLAEITGQVAIEQGRAEEEGEGLRGPEIDEHAPLNSSMRGFPNDDTYESESPPSLDDEPSPPPAKLVRSNSDLGKSSISGRRRNPAAQTLPALPLHLQTIRKSRQSLDPLGQLDSDNTIMPFQSSPSLASARTPLRSATINRADLLLSKYDVQCQTHLLRGHYYSSEVQFLLSLENICNRLVIVPKPARVSALRAELTALNHKLPAEVCMPMWCSSSDSPNPNNGVTEPHHRIVRIPPGEAVVLNSAERAPYLLLIEILTGDLDFDPDKRANKEILRKVVTKEGGQRSTWSDFRLTSNAARKDAESNSDWPARTPQTSMGQSPYMSAVPTTASSSSSALQDEEEIDLVEQLYGEDQPLRSRMVDIEESIVLPPTPKNRELDMATWARSSPIINSEEPRHRQSPQVQHVHTPSISRAQSLSSTQSQFPITESEPPRDLSLDEYSERMRTAAIMLAQLNADQGRESVSNPHRANSASRADSLSDRTGRSGSVEISQPMHTRMRLPRAEASAIRDRIMKEMLALEEERMERMKGSEGEAMMRSSVVSGSSKTAEDEGIIRRELNKVDPSAVVFSESWATKKGRIRQGSPYGHLANWDCVSVIVKTGGDLRQEQLAVQLIREFQCIWAEEKCPCWVKYFRILITGATSGLVETITDAVSIHSIKKAEYAKRLASGRLGHVTLMDHFVSTYGEPQSAKFVRAQKNFSKSLAGYSIVTYLLQVKDRHNGNILIDRDGHLIHIDFGFILSNTPGNIGFEAAPFKLPPEYVEVLGGVTGPAFIEFKTLFRQGFEAARKHCDRIITLVELMQKDSMLPCFAISGEQTANQLRDRFQPTLTHALIGDHINRLIDSSLGSNWTRLYDSYQYYSQSIL; translated from the exons ATGTCCTCCCATGCTCTCCTCCTGCGTCTCTTTCTCTCATCTTCATTCTTTTCGGTCCATGTCGCTCTCAAATATCTCCTTCTATACTCAGACAACATAGGAATTACTTATTATCTTACCCGCAGACTCAGAGAGTTGGATGTGCATGAATTGCGGGACGTCTGGGGATTTATCTG CCATCTTCTTGTAACTAGACCAACCAAGTCCAGGGCTCTCGAGTGTTTCGTGGTAGAAATTGCACAACGCTCTACTCATATTGCTTTAATC ACGCTATGGTTTATGCAAGCTAATTTGAACGATCTGTCGTCACATCGCGATTCTCCTTCGTTCGTTATATGCCAGCGTGTCTTACAGAAATGCCATGAGATCGTTTTTGGGGACCAGCTACTCCCTTCGACTTCTCCTTACTCAGGTTTCATTCTTCCAGCCTATACGCGTCGTCGTAAGATTAAACATCATGCACAACCTGTCTTTGTGGGATTAGGCGTGCTTTTGGCTGGTGCGCCTGCTATGCCCCAACTTGCCGAAATTACAGGTCAGGTAGCGATTGAACAGGGCAGggccgaagaagaaggtgAAGGACTTAGAGGACCGGAAATCGATGAACACGCCCCCTTAAATTCTTCCATGCGTGGTTTCCCTAATGACGATACTTACGAATCCGAGAGTCCTCCAAGCCTCGATGATGAGCCTTCTCCTCCACCAGCTAAACTTGTACGCTCAAATTCTGATCTTGGAAAAAGCAGTATATCTGGCCGCCGGCGCAATCCCGCTGCACAAACTCTTCCCGCGCTACCCCTACATCTCCAAACTATTCGCAAGTCACGACAATCCCTTGACCCATTAGGTCAACTTGACTCAGACAACACCATAATGCCATTTCAATCCTCACCCTCCCTTGCCTCTGCTCGAACTCCACTGCGGTCTGCGACCATCAATCGTGCTGACTTACTGCTGTCCAAATACGATGTTCAATGCCAGACTCATTTACTACGAGGGCATTATTACTCCTCCGAG GTTCAATTTTTGCTCAGTCTTGAGAATATCTGCAATCGACTTGTGATCGTACCCAAGCCTGCACGCGTTTCTGCCCTTCGTGCAGAATTAACAGCTCTCAATCATAAACTGCCAGCCGAG GTTTGCATGCCAATGTGGTGCTCGTCGTCCGACAGCCCAAATCCGAATAATGGTGTTACCGAGCCACACCATCGTATAGTTCGAATACCGCCCGGTGAAGCTGTGGTTCTCAATTCTGCAGAACGCGCTCCATATCTACTTCTAATAGAAATACTTACCGGTGATTTGGATTTTGACCCTGACAAAAGGGCTAACAAAGAGATACTTCGGAAGGTAGTGACCAAAGAAGGAGGTCAGAGAAGTACATGGTCAGACTTTCGCCTCACTTCAAATGCGGCACGAAAAGATGCAGAATCAAATTCAGACTGGCCAGCGCGCACACCTCAAACTTCAATGGGTCAATCCCCTTACATGTCTGCGGTACCTACGACcgcatcctcatcttctaGTGCCCTtcaagatgaagaagaaattgatCTAGTCGAGCAACTATATGGCGAAGATCAGCCTCTGCGTTCCCGAATGGTTGATATTGAAGAATCTATTGTCCTACCGCCGACACCGAAAAACAGAGAATTGGACATGGCAACTTGGGCACGTTCTTCTCCCATCATAAATTCCGAGGAGCCCAGGCACAGACAAAGTCCTCAAGTGCAGCATGTTCATACCCCATCTATCAGTCGTGCACAATCATTGTCCTCCACTCAGTCACAATTCCCCATAACTGAATCTGAACCCCCTCGTGACCTTTCACTGGATGAGTATTCAGAACGAATGCGTACAGCCGCGATCATGTTGGCTCAGCTAAATGCGGACCAAGGGCGAGAATCAGTGAGTAATCCTCACAGAGCAAACAGTGCATCCCGTGCCGATAGCCTTTCCGACCGTACGG GTAGAAGTGGATCAGTGGAAATTTCACAACCAATGCATACCCGGATGCGGCTGCCTCGTGCTGAAGCCTCTGCCATCCGTGATCGCATTAtgaaagagatgctggctttggaagaagaaagaatggAGCGAATGAAAGGAAGCGAGGGTGAGGCTATGATGAGAAGCAGTGTCGTCAGTGGGAGCTCGAAAACCGCTGAAGATGAAGGGATCATTCGTCGGGAGCTCAACAAGGTTGACCCTTCCGCCGTGGtcttcagcgaaagctgggcTACTAAAAAG GGTCGCATACGGCAGGGATCGCCTTATGGACACTTGG CCAATTGGGATTGTGTATCTGTGATAGTCAAGACAGGAGGTGACCTAAGACAGGAACAACTTGCTGTACAGCTCATACGCGAATTTCAATGTATTTGGGCCGAGGAAAAATGCCCCTGTTGGGTAAAATA CTTTCGAATCCTGATCACCGGTGCCACGTCTGGTCTGGTTGAAACAATCACAGACGCAGTCTCAATACACTCAATAAAGAAGGCAGAGTATGCTAAACGACTAGCTAGCGGTAGACTTGGACATGTTACGCTTATGGACCATTTCGTTTCG ACCTACGGAGAGCCCCAGTCGGCCAAGTTCGTCAGAGCTCAAAAAAATTTCTCCAAATCATTAGCAG GGTACTCTATCGTTACGTATCTCCTCCAGGTCAAAGATCGGCACAATGGAAATATCCTCATTGACCGAGATGGTCACCTCATCCATATCGATTTTGGCTTTATTCTTAGCAACACCCCAGGCAACATCGGATTTGAAGCAGCGCCATTTAAACTTCCGCCTGAATATGTCGAAGTCCTTGGAGGTGTTACCGGACCTGCTTTTATTGAATTCAAAACGCTTTTCCGACAAGGATTTGAAGCAGCCAGAAAGCATTGTGACAGGATCATCA CATTGGTGGAGCTCATGCAAAAAG ACTCCATGCTACCTTGTTTTGCAATATCCGGTGAACAGACTGCGAATCAACTTAGGGATCGATTCCAACCTACCTTGACGCATGCCTTGATTGGTGATCACATCAATCGCCTTATTGACAGCTCTTTGGGCTCAAATTGGACAAGATTGTATGATTCG TACCAATACTATTCTCAATCTATCCTATAG
- a CDS encoding Glycolipid 2-alpha-mannosyltransferase 2, with protein sequence MSARLPQISEYDSIPSLYRISDRFGLTTQEEEADIQETLFEQNNITSISFLHSNLSIHEDPVSTNANATFVLLCRNSDLAGVLASIQQVEDRFNRNRGYPWVLLNEEPFTEEFKRRVSVLVNSSIQFGQIPAEHWFQPDWIDEEKAKAGRIRMMAQGIIYAGSVPYRNMCRFNSGFFFQHELLKPYRYYWRPDVKYFCDVDYDPFKFMEENQKVYGFTISLVEWEATIPTLWSAVKEFISENPHYVDPNNSMEFLSDNNGDTYNLCHYWSNFEIADMDFWRGEAYQKFFDFLEAKGGFYYERWGDAPVHSIAASLFAAKDQVHFFRDIGYRHSPFQHCPIGEKWVKGKCSCDPNDSFDYVQNSCLKKYEDMFW encoded by the exons ATGTCTGCCCGTCTCCCTCAGATTTCCG AATATGACTCTATACCTTCGTTGTATCGAATAAGTGACCGATTTGGGTTGACGACGCAAGAAGAGGAGGCAGATATCCAAGAAACACTCTTCGAGCAGAACAACATCACTTCGATATCCTTTTTGCACTCTAATTTATCGATACACGAAGACCCTGTCTCAACCAATGCCAATGCAACTTTTGTTCTCCTCTGTCGAAATAGCGATCTGGCGGGCGTACTCGCCAGTATACAACAAGTGGAAGACCGATTTAATCGCAATCGTGGATATCCATGGGTATTGTTGAACGAGGAACCGTTCACGGAGGAGTTCAAACG ACGGGTCAGCGTGCTTGTCAATTCTTCTATACAATTTGGTCAGATTCCAGCCGAACACTGGTTTCAACCTGATTGGATAGACGAGGAAAAGGCCAAAGCAGGACGAATACGCATGATGGCACAAGGCATTATCTATGCTG GCAGTGTACC ATACAGAAATATGTGTCGCTTCAATTCGGGG TTTTTCTTCCAACATGAGCTATTAAAGCCATATCGTTACTACTGGAG GCCTGATGTGAAGTATTTCTGTGACGTTGACTACGATCCGTTCAAATTTATGGAAGAAAATCAGAAAGTATATG GATTCACAATATCGCTCGTGGAGTGGGAGGCGACGATACCAACTTTGTGGAGTGCAGTAAAAG AGTTCATATCTGAAAATCCACACTACGTGGACCCGAACAATTCGATGGAATTTCTCTCCGACAATAACGGTGATACCTACAATCTTTGCCACT ACTGGAGTAATTTTGAGATTGCCGACATGGACTTCTGGAGAGGAGAGGCTTATCAGAAATTCTTTGATTTCCTAGAAGCTAAAGGGGGATTCTACTACGAG AGATGGGGAGATGCACCGGTTCACAGTATAGCAGCATCGTTGTTCGCAGCCAAAGATCAGGTTCATTTCTTCCGTGATATTGGTTACAGGCACAGCCCATTCCAACATTGTCCTATTGGTGAAAAATGGGTCAAAGGAAAGTGCTCTTGCGACCCTAATGATAGTTTCG ATTATGTTCAGAATTCGTGTCTCAAGAAGTATGAGGACATGTTTTGGTAA
- a CDS encoding Alpha-1,2 mannosyltransferase KTR1, which yields MMTPMRYVVVVLALIISLHYLVSFTSDSYGRVTSLESLKKAVVGSKPDPNVPPYKVPVSDEYYVHKNTTSPLGRKANAAIVMLARNSDLNGVIISMKQMEDRFNKKFQYPYVFLNEQPFEDKFVQRVSELTDAKVQFGLIPNEHWVQPAEIDEEKATESRNKMIKDNVIYGGSVPYRNMCRFNSGFFYRHELLKPFQYYWRVEPDVKFFCDIDYDPFLIMQDQNKLYGFTISLYEYEATIPTLWSAVKEFIHENPELISPDNAMSFLSDDGGETYNRCHFWSNFEIASLDLWRSPAYSKFFDFLDKKGGFYYERWGDAPVHSIGAALFAKKEQIVTDTSLSNTVLKEMHTKEGSVGVISPKILTMKVTHV from the exons ATGATGACCCCCATGCGTTATGTCGTGGTCGTGCTGGCCCTTATT ATCAGTTTACACTACCTTGTTAGCTTCACAAGTGATAGCTACGGTCGCGTAACTTCTCTCGAAAGTCTCAAGAAAGCGGTTGTTGGCTCGAAGCCAGATCCGAATGTACCCCCCTATAAGGTCCCTGTATCAGATGAATACTATGTACATAAGAACACAACCTCGCCTCTCGGAAGGAAAGCAAATGCAGCTATTGTAATGTTGG CCCGTAACAGTGATTTGAACGGTGTCATCATTAGCATGAAGCAAATGGAGGATCGTTTTAATAAAAAATTTCAATACCCATACGTCTTTCTGAACGAACAGCCGTTTGAAGACAAATTTGTACA GCGGGTCTCCGAACTCACAGATGCTAAAGTTCAATTTGGTCTAATTCCAAACGAGCATTGGGTTCAACCAGCAGAGATCGATGAGGAAAAAGCCACAGAATCTCGTAATAAGATGATCAAGGATAATGTCATTTACGGCG GGAGTGTACC ATATCGCAACATGTGCCGTTTCAATTCGGGT TTCTTCTATCGTCACGAACTTCTTAAACCATTCCAATACTACTGGAGGGTTGA GCCTGACGTCAAATTTTTTTGCGACATCGACTACGATCCCTTCTTAATCATGCAAGATCAAAACAAGTTGTATG GCTTTACTATATCTTTGTATGAGTATGAAGCTACTATTCCTACACTATGGAGCGCAGTGAAAG AATTTATTCATGAAAACCCTGAACTCATTTCCCCCGACAACGCCATGTCCTTCCTTTCGGATGATGGAGGTGAAACATACAATCGTTGCCATT TCTGGAGTAACTTCGAGATTGCAAGCTTGGATCTTTGGAGGAGTCCTGCTTATTCTAAATTCTTCGACTTTTTGGACAAGAAAGGCGGATTTTATTACGAG CGCTGGGGAGATGCTCCAGTTCACAGTATTGGCGCCGCTCTGTTTGCTAAGAAGGAACAAATT GTTACCGACACGAGCCTTTCCAACACTGTCCTCAAGGAGATGCACACAAAAGAGGGAAGTGTTGGTGTGATATCACCCAAAATTTTG ACTATGAAGGTTACTCATGTTTGA
- a CDS encoding Tumor suppressor candidate 3, protein MKNLFFAGLCTLLALPSFAATNTQQQLAQLAAAGNGIIKLNTETFDLLTAPKRTWSASIQLTALDSRRRCNPCKEFNPSWVSVAKAWATVPADKRNEHFFATIDFDDGTAVFQRLGLASAPVVYHYPATEGPRKPTNGKTSPVKYDFSEGFEAAPLAQYLSQYTPTTIPYRDPIDWTRWITIAVGAVGSLLFLRFISPIVQSKWTWAAVTVVTSLVMTSGYMFTRIRNSPFNGGDGSWIAAGYQNQFGQEVQVVAFIYGLLAFAFLMLTMVVPLQTSPQKQRFQVYIWTAVIMIVYSVLVSLFRVKNRGYPFKLFL, encoded by the exons ATGAAAAACCTTTTTTTTGCGGGTCTCTGCACTCTCCTTGCGCTCCCTTCTTTTGCCGCGACAAATACTCAGCAACAGCTCGCCCAATTAGCTGCGGCAGGAAATGGAATCATAAAGTTGAATACCGAAACTTTTGACTTGTTGACTGCACCAAAGCGCACATGGTCTGCCTCCATCCAACTTACTGCTTTAGACAGTAGGCGTCGATGCAACCCTTGCAA GGAATTCAATCCTTCTTGGGTTTCAGTTGCAAAAGCTTGGGCAACGGTGCCTGCTGATAAACGCAATGAACACTTCTTTGCCACCATTGACTTCGATGATGGGACTGCAGTCTTCCAGAGG CTCGGGCTAGCATCAGCGCCTGTTGTGTACCACTACCCTGCTACAGAAGGTCCCCGAAAACCTACTAATGGAAAAACGTCTCCAGTTAAATATGACTTCTCAGA AGGCTTCGAAGCTGCACCTCTCGCCCAGTACCTTTCTCAATATACTCCTACTACTATTCCCTACCGCGACCCTATTGACTGGACTCGCTGGATCACCATCGCTGTTGGCGCTGTCGGCTCTTTGCTCTTTCTCAGGTTCATCTCTCCCATTGTTCAAAGTAAATGGACATGGGCAGCTGTAACTGTCGTTACATCGCTTGTCATGACATCTGGCTACATGTTTACTCGTATCAGGAACTCTCCATTCAATGGTGGCGACGGCAGCTGGATTGCTGCGGGATACCAGAACCAATTTGGAcaagaagttcaagttgtgGCCTTCATCT ATGGACTATTGGCGTTTGCATTCCTTATGCTCACAATGGTTGTGCCTTTACAAACGTCACCACAAAAACAGCGTTTTCAAGTCTACATATGGACAGCAGTGATCATGATTGTTTACTCTGTCCTTGTCTCCCTGTTCAGAGTCAAAAATCGAG GGTACCCTTTCAAACTGTTTTTATAA